From the genome of Mucilaginibacter paludis DSM 18603:
AAACCCACCCCGCACTATCAAATTTAAACGGGCGAGCCTGTACAGCTATTCAGAACAGCTGTCAACCGGTACGTACAGCGATTCCTTTGGTGCTTATGCTATTTCCCTTAACTGCCAGGAGATCTCCATCAACGGCATTACCATTGAGCAGTAAGACAATTAGGCCAAGCAGGAACGACGAAATCAGGTTGAAAAACCGCGCCGGCAAAACAATTGCAGGATGCAGCACAATACCTTTTATTTCATCAGATACTTAAAAATTATCTATTTTCACCTGCAACAATAGCCCTCAAACATTAACCTTATGAAACCCTGGAAAAAACTGCTGCTCTATTTCGTTAGTTTAACTGGTATACTCCTCAGCAGCCTGATCATTGTACTGGCTTGCGGAGGAGAGTTAGACCCTTACGATTATTATACCTCCTTTTTCCATGCCGATACCCAGGGTAAAAAGGATTACGGCTCATTTTACTATACTGATTTTCAGTTTACCTACGATGAAGCAGAACCAGAGAGCGAGGCGGCCATTAATTCGGGTGAGTGGGCAACGTACCTTGGTGGTTCTGTTAAAGCAAAGGATGTAGAAACTGCAATGTATAAGTTGGACAATGCGGGAAAGAAAAAATTAATTCACTTGCTCGATCAGGACTTAGCCCTGGCTGATAGTTTGGCGGGTAATAGCTTTTTAATAGCGCTAAAACAGCCGGAGCACGCCGCAGCTTTACAATACTATAGGTTTGCGCTTGAGGTGGAGCCGCTGGCCAACAAAACCTATGATCTGTGGAACCCAGCCCCCTTGGATACAGCAGGACTATCGGTTGCTGTACAAAAAGCCTTGACAGCAGCCGGCAGCATAAGTGATGACTTTATCAAGCTGAGATATTATTATCAGGCGCAACGTTTGTTTCACTTTGGCAAGGATTATAAGCAGGCGCAGGAAATTTATGAGCAGCATATTGCCAATGCTCCATCTAAAAGCCATGTAAAAGGCTGGGCCCTGTCATGCAAAGCCGGTGAAGACCGCAGGCTTGGCGACACCGTCAGGGCTGCTTACCTGTTCTCAAAGGTGTTTGCCGATTATCCGGAACGCAGGCTACAGGCTTACCGCAACTATCATTACATCAGCGCGCCGTTTGACGATGTATTGAAGATGGCCGGTACACCCGCAGAAAAGGCAAACCTGTATGCCATTAAAGGTTTTGCCAACCCCGAAATTGAAACGGATGATCTGGAACAAAGCTATGCACAAGCGCCCTCCTCTCCCATTGTGGGCGTACTGTTGGTAAGAGAGATCAATAAGCTGGAACAATATTATTTAACAAAGGCATTGGATAACAATACCGACGAAGCATACAGCGCCAAGCCGGGTCGCGCAAAAACCGATCAAGCAGTAATTGCAACACCCAAATGGCCATTAATTACGGGCTTCGTCATTCTGCTTGCAGGCATCACCATAATGATCTGGATGATTAGAAAACGCCCCGGACAAACAAGCGGCAAAATAGCGGGCGGCGTTTTGATGATAGTGGGTATTATCGGCATGTCCTGGTTTGCTATTAGGCATTTCGGCAATAGGCCGCTTCATGAAACAGCATTGCAGCAGGGTAGCTTTTTTGCGGCCATGCCTGATAGTATCAAAGCTAAATATAATACACATATCGAAAAGCTAAAGAGTTTTTGTACTCAACTGACTAACGACAAGAAGTACCAGGAGCCCCAATTAGGCCTGCTGGTAAATGCCTACCTGTGTTTTATGCAAAACAAAGCAGATGATGGGTTAAGCAGCCTGTCAAAACTGGACGGGCAGCCACTTAGTCCGGCGCTGGCTGATCAAAAGCAGATCGTTAATTTGTTATTATCGGCCCAGCGCCTCAAGCAGCTAACAACCGTAGACGAGGCCGCATTATTGCCTTCGTTGCAATGGCTGCACAATAAAGTAGTTACAGGCGGCAAGCATACTACAGATATTTACCCCGAAACGCCGGCAAACCATAACCAATTTGCCATAACCGAGCGCAACTTTTACACCTATGTACTGGCACCAGCTTATCTTCGCCAGGGCGATACCGTTAAAGCATCCCTTACTTTGCTGAAAAGCCAAAACAACAATTCATCCAGTTACAGGGACGATACGTTTAAGCAAATGCCCGACTTTTGGTACAACTTTCTGCATACCGGACACCTCCAGCAAATAATCAACTGGAAAGCCAACACGCCGACTGATCCTTACCTTACATTTTTGAGCGATGGTTTAAAACAGATTGGTTACGATAAGCTCTATGAATTACTTGGCACCATACAACTCCGGGAACATCACTACCAGGATGCTTTGGTGTCATTCCGTAAAGTGAAATCTAAATTAACCTCCCCCCGGGCCGAAGAAGCAGGCGTTTCAGATGGCGACCCTTTTAGCACGGCTATTAACGACTATCCACACGAAATAACAACGGGATTAAACAAGCTACAATTTGCCCAAAAAATGGCAGAATTGGAGGCCAAACTCAAAGTTACACCTAACGATGCCAGCGTTTATTTTGATATGGCTACAGGCATTTACAATACTTCTACCTATGGTAACTCCTATAATATGATTACATATGCATGGTCATCTTATGATTTTGGGCGAAAATCCATATACTATTACGATGCTGACTATATTAAAACTTCGATTGCTAAACAGTATTACTTAAAAGCGCGTGAACTAAGCGCCGACCCGGAGTTTAAAGCCAAATGCACTTTTATGGCAGCCAAATGCGATCAAAAGAAACATGAAGCACCTTCGTACAGAGATTATGATAATTATGATAAAAGCCAAAAAGCCTATATAAAAATGCTTAAAACTAACAGCTATTTCCCTGAGATGCAACAATACAAAAACACGGCTTTTTATAAACAAGCGGTGAATGAGTGCAGTTACTTACGCGACTTTATCGACGGCAAATAAAAACCACCCAACAACAGAACCAAAAACCGGCGCATAACGATTTAGTTTGATGCGCCGGCTATTAATAATTGCTCTACAATTTCTGTGTAGCCCCGTTCGCTGGCAAAGTGCATAGCGCTGTGGGTATCGTTATCTACCGCGTTTACATCAGCATTATTTTCAATCAGCATCGCTGTAAAATCGTTATAACCCAATTGCGCCGCCACAATAAGCGGTGTTTCGCTATAGCTGTTACGCGAGTTAATATCGGCTCCGGTATTTAACAATAGCTTGCCCAAATGTTGATTTCCCTGCCCGGCTGCATAATGGAGGGCCGAGTTGCCATTTAATACATGCAGGTTTACATCTGCCCCGTTTTTGATCAGCAGTTCGGCCAGGTGCATATTAGAATTATTGATGGCGAGTATCAACGGACTAACGCCGTTGTTATTCAGGTCGTTTACATTCAATGCGCCTGCCTTTAATAAAGCCATAACAGTTTCGCTCTGGTTATTGTAAACCGCCTGGTGAAGCGGCGTATTGCCGTGGTCGTCTTTCTGTGCAGTATTATTATTTGCTGATAATACTGCAACCAGATCACGCATACCGTTGGCCGTAGCATGGTCAAGTATGTTGTAACCGGCATTATCTTTAACAGTAGTATCAGCGCCGAGCGAGATGAGGTATAAAGCTGTTTCGGTTTTATAAGCCAGTACGGCATAGAATACCGGTAATTGCCCAATATTGTTGCTTGCATTTACGTCGGCACCGGCGTCAACAAGTAATTTAATAACGTCTTTACTTCCGTTGCGGGCTGCACAATGCAGGGGTGTTTCGCTGATGTTATTTGCCAGGTTTACATCGGCGCCGGCATCAATCAGCATCTTAACAATATCTTTAGCACCTTTAGTACAAACATAGTACAAAGGCGTATTGCCTAAACTGTCGCGTTTGTCGATGGTAATGCCTCCCTTTTTTAGAAAGGCCTGTATCACTCCTTTTTGCGCATTTTTACATGCGTTTAAAAACATGTTATCCATAAGGTATCTGGTTTTAAGCCATGGCTTCGAGCAATTGCTTTACTACGGCTTCATTATCATTCTTTATAGCAATATCCATTGCAGTTTGGCCGGCGTTATTCACCCTGTCTGCCACGGACGGATCCTGATCTAACAATAGCGAAACCAGTTTCTTCCCCGACATTTTATCGGGGTTTGCTGCCGCGTACATCAGTGCTGTGTTGCCGTTTCCGTCAACATAAGTAGTATCGGCATGGTGATCCAGTAACAGCTCGGCTATGTTGTATTTAATTTCGTTACCACGCTCCGCAAATGACATTAGTGGTGTTTTGCCCGATGCATCAGGCTTATTGATATCGCAGCCTGCCTCAACGAGTTCTTCGGCCAGTGCTGTATTTAAGTCGGCTAAATAACCAGCCCGGCACAATACATTTAATACAGTATCGCTTTCATTGTTCACTGCAGCATCAAGCTGTAGGCCATGGTTAATTAAGGTACGCAGTATCAGTACTACATCTTTCAGATCTTTGCTCATGCCCCTGCCAAAATTGTGTACACCATTGGTAACCAGATAATAAGCCGCAGTTTCGCCATTGCCCGGCCGAAAGTTCATATCAGCGCCACCATCGGCCAATAGTTGCACCATCTGCAACGATGGATACTCACAGGCGAGCATTAAAGGCGTCCGCCGGTATTGATCAGAAAAATCGTTGAGATCAACACCTGCCTTAATCAAGGCTTCAACAGCAATCGCATCGCCATTTAATACAGCTTCATGAATAGTCATGCCACCGGTAGCTATATCGCCTTCATCGCCGGATAGCAAGGCCGCTATCTCTTTTACGCCGCTGCGCTGTGCATAGGTTAATGGTTTAGTGTCAAACACGTCCTTGTCTTCCAGGTCAATACCACCTTTTTCTATCAGTACACGCACGGTACGGGTAGCGGCTTCTACGGCCCCACGAATGGTTTTACGATGAACCAGCTTATCGCAAATGGTATGCAGCAGGTTTTTACCTTCATCCTGTATGGCATCCATCTTTACGCCGGCATCGCCCATCGCCTCAACAAAGGGATACATATAAAGCAGGCCGGCTTCAAAGTAAGCCAGTTTGCCAGAATCATTCTTCTTTTTAGGGTTGACACCCAAATTTAGCAGCGCTTTAGCAGTAGCATAAATTTTTTCCGACCTGGTTTCCAGATCCGGGCCGTCCAGATCAAACCGGGTACCAGTAAGTGCATGCAAGGGCGTATTACCGTATTTACCGGCAATGGGCTTCAGGCCTGCATCTTGAAGAAACAAGATGGCCTCCGTGTCTGTAAAGCGGGCAGCCAAATGGTACAGGTTCTCTCCGGAATCATTAGTCACATTGATATCTGGCAGCCCTTTGTATAGATCAGCCAAATTAACTTTGCCGGGCGCAAACAGGTTAGCCAGGTAAGCGTCTTCGATCTGTTTAAATTCGTTATTCATAAACTGGTTTGATTTTTAGCTTTCTGCAAGGCATCAGCAACGTTTTGATAATTTTTGTGTGCTATAGGCGCGGCAACTTCTATCACTTTTGAAAAATCTCCTAATTGCAGCCAGCAATCTGTTTGAAGCCGTATAATGGAATCGTGCACCCAAACGCTAAAAAGAGAAACATAACCTTTGGTGATGGCCTGCCGATGATCGTCCAACTTGTTTTGCTGCCGCAGGATAGCGGTATAAAATTGATTGTTAAGAGCATAAGGATGCTTGTTCCCGGTAGGTAGGGCCACCCGGGCTTTGTCAAGGCAGATCAGCGCCTCCCGGTAATTACCGGCCCAATAATGGCATAGGGCCAGGTTATATTGGGTTGAGGGAATGTTCGGCGGTTCGTTTTGCAACAGTAGATAGGCCTCTGCATAACGGCTTTGACTAAGTAATTGAATGATCAATGCTTCCTCATTATGGTGCTGTTGCTGACGGGTATCGGTTGAACCTAATAACATGTGAACAATTTTGCTGTCAGGTAAAAACCAAATGAATGATCAATTGTTTGGATATATTTCCTACTAAAAGCCTTAATGCTTAATCAAATCTTAACCTGAAAATCAAAAATATCCGTATCACTTAACTCCGTTTGTTATTTTAAGAATCACCTGAGAATAACAGCTTTCTTAATCGTCCTGCTTATCTCTTTCACATCATTTGATGCCCAAAACGGCACTTATGAAAAGAAGAATACTAATGGGGCTTACAGCGTTATTTCTTTTCAAAACCATGGGGGCCATGTAAAGGCAGAGATTTTTGCATGGTGGAATTCAGGTAACTCGCAAACGGGAGATTACAGCGGAGAAGGCACGCTGAAAGGTGGCACAGTAGTGCTTAAAAGTGACTTAAATGACCCAGACTGCAAAGCAACGCTCACTGTAGTTCAAGAGAAAATAAAGGCATCGTTTTCTCATTGCAGTACAGATCATTTACCCGATGATTTTAACGGTCTATACAGCAAAATAACGGATGCCGTGGCCGGTGATTATACGGTAACAGTGCCAAAGGCTTATTTTTATAAAACTGCGGAGGCACTCAACTCAAAACTTATGTATTGAAAGGCAATAAGGTTACACTGGATATGGACCGGATAGCTGCATGTAAACAAAACTGGGTATACGTATATTTCACCAATAAAGCCGGCAAAGAAACTACCGGTACTTACCCTTGAATGAGCTGGCAAAGCTTGATTAAACGCCTTAGCCCAATAAGTACCGTTGAGCCTACCCGATATAGACAATTTCTAAATGCGCCATGTTGATTTACCGCTCGTTATCGGCTACTGTTTTGCGCCATTGCTCCAACGAAATAACAGAATCGGTTATCACATCATAATAACTGATGCGGTGGGTTTTACCGTCAACGGCAAAGGTATAGTAAGCTACCAAACTGCCGCCGTTATCTTCAGCTACTTTTACCCAGTAATAAGGGTCCTTACCGGTAGGCGGACTGTCAACGTAAGTAACTAAACTTCTTTTACCCTTGCTATCTTTTTTAACTTCTGCGGTTTTGCGCTTTACCTCATCCAGGTTCGTAATCAGGCTAACAACCTGGTCCTCCTGGTTTGATGCAGCGGGTTTAGCTATTGCAGTGTGCTTTTTTTTAATTGTTTCGTTTTTTTGATGATGCTCACAAGAGGTTATAGTGAAAGCCTGTAAACAAAGTAAGCTACAGCAAATGCGCAGTGAATAGTTATTAATTTTTTTCATGACGGTTATCGTTTGCAATGCAATTATTAAAAATATCACTCCGTGCGGCCAAGCAAGTAATTATTTACCAATTTACCTGTATAGGTTGCATAACGATCGGGCGGTTTTTGCACAGGTGGTAAACGTTCGTGATGATGATAAATATGCACGTCATCACTCTCAAGATAGTATTCGGTTCTGCAATTTTGGCATTTATAAAAATGCAGGCTTAAGCTCCTGTTTGTAAACGCTGCCGCATTTGGGGCATTGTATTGCCTTAATATCTTTCGCCATCTTAATTGCTAAACATTTAGAGTATATTTTAGGTTTTAACAGAATGAAAATATTAAACAGGATTATTCTGGTTTTAATTAAAAGGCTGAATTTCAATATTTATTATGCAGAGCAAACGCAATCCCTGTAACGCCAGGCCATCAAAAGGCATTTATGCTTTGCTTTTAGTTTGTGTAATCTTGTTTTACAATGCGGGATATGCTCAAAAATCAGCTAATTGGTATGGCTATTACAATCAAAAAACAGCATTAATAGGTTATAAAAACAGCTCGGGCCGGGTAGAGATCACTGCCCGTTTTAGCGGACTAACCAGGGCTTCCGTATTTAAGCATATTATTGCCGTTAACAACCAGCGAACCAATACCTCTTATTACCTGCTGAAAAACGGAAAGATGGTGGCCAAAGACAGCCTCTATGTATGGGATATGACCTTTGATTGCGAACAGGAAGGAAAGATCAGGTTCCGCGACCCTAAAACAGATAAAGTAGGTTTTTTGGGAGCCGACGGGAAAATAGCGATCGCGGCGCTGTATAATGACGCCCGGCCTTTTCATAACGGATTTGCCGAAGTGCTTTATAATGGCAGGCGTGTTTGCCCGGACGGAAGCGCCTTTGATCAGCATAACCCTTGTGAACATTGGGGATGGGACGGCGTTACAGCGCTGGTTGATACGAAAGGTAATGTGATAGCCGATAGCCTGGAGAGCAGTGAACTGCAAAACTTAAATTGGCATTCAATGCAAATGAGCGATCAACCGGCTGATACCACCTTGCGTGTTTCTTTTAAAGCGAAAGATGGCCGCTATTATTCCTTTGTTAACTATGAAAAAGAATTTGACCTATGGTTTAATAACTATTACCTGGCTCACGTTCAACACGCCTGCCGGCTTAATTCGTTTGATATGATTTGCGTAGAAGGCCTGTTTAAAAATCAAATCCGGAAATTTTATCCCCGAAAGGATTTCTTTGCCGCATATTACGAAGTATTATTAAAAAAGCTCCAACGCCTTAAAAAAGGCAAAACAGATATTCAGTTGATACCGGATGAACTGAACCCGATGATCTACACGCAAACACGATTTAAAACTTACTATACCGATTGTGGAGATGTCAACGTTGCAGATTACCCTTTATTTGATGTAGTGGTCACTCATTTCAAAAACAACACAACAATCAACTACCAGGAACATTTTTCTTTTCTGCGCACAGCAGGCGGATATAAATTGATTGCAGTGGCCTGGAAAAACAAGCGGTAATTCTATTTTATTACTTCTACTACATATTTGTTCCATAACTATGCGGATGCTATAATGGTTCTTTATAAAAAACGTCAACCTTCGCCTTTGGGTGGCGGCTGTGCTACACTTTGCAAACTAATAAAAATAAGCAGAAGCAAGGGCGGTAATAAAGACGCGGCATAGGTGAATAAGTAGCTGTAACAATTTAACTATTAACAAATTATTTTTGAAATATTTGGCATAAAATCGCAATAATTAAAAACTACCAATAAGGTTGGTTGTTGCTATTAGCAAATTAACTTTATATACTGAGTATGTCGTTAAAAAGCCTTTCCAAAACCCGGTGGAAGATCGAGCCAAATGGTGTAACCATTTATCCTTACGGTATTTTTTATGTGTTTACCGCAATTTTGGCCGTTTTTTTTACCGGTCTTATCATATTATATATCACTTATCAAAATACATCCATAACCGAATCTTTGCCAGTTGTCCTTTTTTTTGTGTTGATGCTTGTCGCGTTTTGGAGTTTTGGTGGCACATATATTCAATTTGATAACCGCAAAGGAACGATGCGCAAAATGCTGTTCGGCTTTTTACCAACCACAACCATTCCGTTGGCACAGTTGCAGGGAATTAAAGCAGTAACAACTTTACAAACTTATAAGTATCATCTGTTTTTAAAAGATGCGCAGTATGGTAAAGGAATTGTAGTGTCATCAGGTTTTAGTAAAAACGACGACCCAAACGCTATAGCTTTTGTAAATGAGGCGGTTCCGTTAATACACAGTTACCTTGATAGGTACAACAGCCCGGCTGATTATGTTGCAGAGCAGATAACTGCTTACCGCTTTTTTGAGCAGGACGGCCATGTTTATGCTATCAAAAGTAAAAAAGTTGGCCTTTTAGTTTTCGGAGCAATATTTTAATTATAGGGTTTTTCTTGCTCATTCAAGAATCAACTAATCTTTTAGCTGAAGTATTTGTTGCTGCTATTGTGCTTTTTTTGGCGTCTATTTTTTTTATTGCGGCCTACACCAAAATAACTTTTGATCCGGCTACGCGAATCTTTAAAGGAACAGGTTTGCTTAAGTATCTTAACAGGCAGTATACTTTTGACGCATTTGCACACATTCAGACCGTGCGCAGATCGATCAACATGGTGTATGCAGGTACCGATGTTAACATGTATTTTAATGTAACCGATAAAAAGCGCAAGCAGGATGTTATTACTGTTATTAGCTCGCTTAGAAAGAGCAGCGATATAGAGCGGTTTATAAAGGAACTTTACCAGGTAATGGGTATAGCTTAAAGTATGGCTCAATTACGGGAAATAAATTGACTGCAGAACAGGTTGCAACAGGTTAGGGAACAACCCGAAAAACTTTATCGGCCATTATTTATGGCAAGCAAAGCGTTAGCGCTGAGATGGCTTCGCGCTTAAGTGCAGCGTTTAATGCAACAGCGGGGTTTTGGCTGCACGTACCAGCAAACTTCTACCTTGCCCAGGCCCGTAAGCGGGTTGATATTAAGCAGGCCCAAGTTTTCTGGCAACCGCAAGCCGATTTTGACGACTTTCCAAACTTAATAACGATACCAAAACCGGACACCATTTAATTTTCTGTTGCCTTATTTACCGGTTTCGGGGAGGGTAGATTTCATGTTATATACCAACGTTATATAAGCCGGATTTAACAGCAAATATAACCAGGCCTGCTGTATTACGTGCACCTGTTTTAAGAATCAGGTTATTACGGTGCCCTTCAACGGTACGCACACTCAAATAAAGTTTACTTGCAATTTCAGCGGCGCTAAGCTCCTTGCATATCATTTCCAATACTTCTTTCTCGCGCCTGGTAATATCAGTGGCGGTGGCGTTAAGATACTGATGCTGCCTGCTCTTACTGTCCGAGTAATGCTGTAAGGCTTGCATTGTTTGCAGATTGATGTAAAAGCCTGCTTTGTATACGGCTTGTATAGCGGTTATCAATTCGTCTTTATCGCAATTTTTAACAAGGTAAGCATCAGCACCTTCTGTTATCATTTTTGAGATCAGCCTATCCTGCAGATTCACCGAGAGGATCACTATTTTAACCTCCGGGTATTTCTCTTGTAAAATACTGTTTAGTTCTATTCCGTTCATCCCGGGCATACTCATATCCAATAAGGTTACGTGTGGCAAACGTGGCAGTGTGTTTAATATCTCCAGGTATTCAGGCCCTCCGGCAGCTTCGGCAACCAATTCAAAACCGGGTACGCTACTGATCAGCAAGCCCAGGCTTTGCCTGAAAATATGTTGGTCATCTACTATAGCCACTCGTATTTTTTCCATTACTATTTTTTTAATGTATCCACCGTGATCCGGATGTTAAAACCATTTCCTTCGAGCGAATCAATCACATAAACAGCGTTAATGATACTCAACCTGCTTTCAATATTAAGGTAGCCCATGCCTTTCTCCTTTCGCGGCGATGGTGATAATCCCCGGCCATTATCATTGTAAACAATCTGGATTCCGTTGTCATCGCGTTCAAAAATAATTTTTACCTCAGTGGCATCTGCATGTTTTATGGTATTGTTGAGCAGCTCTTCAATTACTCTATACAAACTCATGCAAGTTGTTTTACTCAGTATACCGGCAAAGTCGCCCGCGTTGTTGGTAACAACAATCCGGAGTTTGCCGTTTAAGGTAATCGATTCACACATTTCTTCAACGGCACCCATAAATCCGTAAAGTTCAATGCCAATAGGTGAGAGGTTATGCGAGATGTGCCGAACATCTTGTATAACCTTGTCAATGATGACTTTACAATTATTTTTAAAACTTGCCGGCGTATGCTGATCAAACATTTCGATGGTGATGCGCAGATTAGAAAGCGCCGTCCCCACGTCGTCGTGCAGATCCTCCCCTATGCGCTTGCGTTCCGCTTCCTGCGACTCGATTACCGTTTGCAGCAGCTGTTGTTGGTGGGCCGCTTCGGAAAACCGGATATACTGTTGCTGCTTTAAAAGTTTGTTTTGATGGCGGATAAAAATAATTACAAACGATACAACCAGCATAAATACCCCGCCGATGCAAAACAAGAGCAGTATGAAAACATTATCACTCGTTTTTTGCATATAAAAAGCCAATCGTAAAAAGAAAGTACATCACCATTACCAGCGTTGCATGGATGTAAGCAAAAATGAAATACACCGTGGGGGATGCGCTTTGGTTGAGCAGGTTTAAAAAGGCAAAATAGAATAAAGAACTGCCAAAGTAAATTAATGCACCTGTAACCAACCAGTTCGCCGGTTCGTAAATCCATTTTTTTTTGTTTTCTGCCCCGCCATACTTAAAGAAATAAAACAGGCAAAAACCAATAATAATTAGCGCTGCAATTGATCTTGGATATGAGTTAAACCCGTGAATGCTTTGAATAAAAATGAAATTAAATATGCTGAACACCGTAAAAATAACCATCAGCCACCGGGTTAACCGGATAACTGATGACGCATTTAATGCGAGTTGAAAAAAACGTAGAATAAATAAAAACTCAATTATAGTATAAAAATGGAGTAATGGTAAATTGTTAATTTGATGACTTCCCAATACTCGCGAAGTGATTTCCGTCAGCGCAGCAAAAAGGAGGTAAAATAACATTCCCTTTAACAGCTTATCGTTATAAATCTTTTTAACGAAACCCGTTATAATCGGCACAAGTATGGTAGCCGGCACCACAATAATCACATAAACATGCTTCATCTATAAGCTCAACTAACAGCATCTTTCAGGCATCGCAACGTAAAGTTCACTGCTAAAGTCGCAAAATTGAGGGCATGGCGCCGTAAAATCATAGATAGCAGTATCATTTGGATTGGGGGAATTGGTCATGATATAGTCAGCCTGTGGTCTAACGGCGCTGGCATACAATACGGGCACAAGCAGGCCCCGCAAATCTGTAACTTTGGCGGGTTCAATATGGTCTTCACCGGCAAGGCCGAAATACACTCTAATTCCCTTAAGTTCCACTTCAGGATAGGCGCTGATTAGTTGGTTAATATCGTCGATTGAAATATAAATTGCCCTTGGAATTTTGGAGTCAGGTATTGTTGGACCCAACAGATCTCGCATGAAATTTAACCATCGCTTGACCCTGACACGAGCGAGATCAAGGCTAATTCTCTTATCACTAATGGCGCGAAATTTTGGTACAGAAAGGTACTGATTTGACATACTGGTTTAAGGTTTGGTTTGGTTATTATACAATTTGATAAACTACAGGCGCTTCGGAGAGATTGATTAACTGACAGATAGATCATCTGTAATTTACTGTGTTAAAGATAATATTTAAGTGAACTAAATCAACAATATTTTTATAATACTTCACCATTTAACTAAACTCTTACCGGGCTGGTAATACGTATAGAAAAAGCTACTCTGGCGCTTACCTCCCGCCATGCAGGTATTTCTACCTGTTTATTGAATAAGGTACTAACACGCTATTTAAATCTCGATGGGAGCTGTTTCTTTACACTAAATCTAAACGAGATTCACGATATGCAGATCAGCCAAGAAAAGCTTTTTTTAATAAAATATACCAGTAATAAAGCATTACCTGATCATAAAGATGTTTGCAAACAGTGGAGTCTGCCCCACTAAAAAAACTGACTTGCCCCGCACAGGTAAATTATGCGGGGGGTGGAATCTGAAAAGCCCCGAATAGAGTAAGAAAAACAATCAAACTATAAAACAAAATGGTAGACGTTCAATTAAATTTCATTAACAATTCCAATGACCGGAACAACT
Proteins encoded in this window:
- a CDS encoding ankyrin repeat domain-containing protein, with translation MDNMFLNACKNAQKGVIQAFLKKGGITIDKRDSLGNTPLYYVCTKGAKDIVKMLIDAGADVNLANNISETPLHCAARNGSKDVIKLLVDAGADVNASNNIGQLPVFYAVLAYKTETALYLISLGADTTVKDNAGYNILDHATANGMRDLVAVLSANNNTAQKDDHGNTPLHQAVYNNQSETVMALLKAGALNVNDLNNNGVSPLILAINNSNMHLAELLIKNGADVNLHVLNGNSALHYAAGQGNQHLGKLLLNTGADINSRNSYSETPLIVAAQLGYNDFTAMLIENNADVNAVDNDTHSAMHFASERGYTEIVEQLLIAGASN
- a CDS encoding WG repeat-containing protein; translation: MQSKRNPCNARPSKGIYALLLVCVILFYNAGYAQKSANWYGYYNQKTALIGYKNSSGRVEITARFSGLTRASVFKHIIAVNNQRTNTSYYLLKNGKMVAKDSLYVWDMTFDCEQEGKIRFRDPKTDKVGFLGADGKIAIAALYNDARPFHNGFAEVLYNGRRVCPDGSAFDQHNPCEHWGWDGVTALVDTKGNVIADSLESSELQNLNWHSMQMSDQPADTTLRVSFKAKDGRYYSFVNYEKEFDLWFNNYYLAHVQHACRLNSFDMICVEGLFKNQIRKFYPRKDFFAAYYEVLLKKLQRLKKGKTDIQLIPDELNPMIYTQTRFKTYYTDCGDVNVADYPLFDVVVTHFKNNTTINYQEHFSFLRTAGGYKLIAVAWKNKR
- a CDS encoding helix-turn-helix domain-containing protein; its protein translation is MASRLSAAFNATAGFWLHVPANFYLAQARKRVDIKQAQVFWQPQADFDDFPNLITIPKPDTI
- a CDS encoding response regulator transcription factor, with product MEKIRVAIVDDQHIFRQSLGLLISSVPGFELVAEAAGGPEYLEILNTLPRLPHVTLLDMSMPGMNGIELNSILQEKYPEVKIVILSVNLQDRLISKMITEGADAYLVKNCDKDELITAIQAVYKAGFYINLQTMQALQHYSDSKSRQHQYLNATATDITRREKEVLEMICKELSAAEIASKLYLSVRTVEGHRNNLILKTGARNTAGLVIFAVKSGLYNVGI
- a CDS encoding ankyrin repeat domain-containing protein, with the protein product MNNEFKQIEDAYLANLFAPGKVNLADLYKGLPDINVTNDSGENLYHLAARFTDTEAILFLQDAGLKPIAGKYGNTPLHALTGTRFDLDGPDLETRSEKIYATAKALLNLGVNPKKKNDSGKLAYFEAGLLYMYPFVEAMGDAGVKMDAIQDEGKNLLHTICDKLVHRKTIRGAVEAATRTVRVLIEKGGIDLEDKDVFDTKPLTYAQRSGVKEIAALLSGDEGDIATGGMTIHEAVLNGDAIAVEALIKAGVDLNDFSDQYRRTPLMLACEYPSLQMVQLLADGGADMNFRPGNGETAAYYLVTNGVHNFGRGMSKDLKDVVLILRTLINHGLQLDAAVNNESDTVLNVLCRAGYLADLNTALAEELVEAGCDINKPDASGKTPLMSFAERGNEIKYNIAELLLDHHADTTYVDGNGNTALMYAAANPDKMSGKKLVSLLLDQDPSVADRVNNAGQTAMDIAIKNDNEAVVKQLLEAMA
- a CDS encoding sensor histidine kinase — protein: MQKTSDNVFILLLFCIGGVFMLVVSFVIIFIRHQNKLLKQQQYIRFSEAAHQQQLLQTVIESQEAERKRIGEDLHDDVGTALSNLRITIEMFDQHTPASFKNNCKVIIDKVIQDVRHISHNLSPIGIELYGFMGAVEEMCESITLNGKLRIVVTNNAGDFAGILSKTTCMSLYRVIEELLNNTIKHADATEVKIIFERDDNGIQIVYNDNGRGLSPSPRKEKGMGYLNIESRLSIINAVYVIDSLEGNGFNIRITVDTLKK